A region of the Channa argus isolate prfri chromosome 14, Channa argus male v1.0, whole genome shotgun sequence genome:
aataaaatgttacagtagCTGCTGGAATTTAAACAATCCCTCCCTATAGTGCGCGCGCTACTCTCGCGCCCTTTCTGCGCGTGCACACGGGAACAGAAACCTAGCAGTGGCAGCAGCTCTGATCTCAGGCCTCCACCTTCTTATTCCTAGTCAATACTCCCAGCTGCAACTTTTGTCACCGCACAGCTGCCGGTGGTTCTTCCTCACCCACATTCCAAGCTGGACTCATTAAAACTCAAGAGGGGCAACTGGATGATGTCATATCCGCGAAGAAGCGTGCCTGTCACCTAAACAGAGctcgtttttctttttctttttttttttctgcgtGCAAATCcgacaaactttttttttttaccccctcCTCGCAGTGACGAGGTTTCTCCCCCGCAGCCCACATGGCATGCGTGCGTAACGGGGGCGAGTGCATGGATGTGGCCCCCTCCTCTCCAGGAAGCAGCGCTGTCTACCAACGCCTAGTGGACGTGGCGGCGCGAGCCCACGGGCGAAAAGTTGcgtgaaattgtttttgttgccgTCGCGGCGGAGGGGCGGAGGAGGGACAGATCGCAGCAGCCGCCAGAATGTGGtcgctgtccgtggtgctgaaccCGCTGCTGTTCCTGCTGTTGTTCGGATACTGCCCTTCAGTGGTGAGTTTCCCTTTGCGTTGCCTTTCCATTTCTTAGCAAAAACATAGACTTAACTTCCGCGAGAGCTCGGTCCGCCATGTAATGTTAGAGCTGtaaagttcagctttttttcttttgggggGTGAGGGGGGGATGGCTTCCACCTGGGTGGAGCAGTGCACAATGGTTGGTGATGGACCAACAACACAGATATGACTCATTTCAGGTTTGTGCCATTATGTGGCTCATTCATTTCTCTTGCCACTGTAACCAGTGTGCACTCCAGTGCTAGTTGCAACTAACActaatatgcaaaaataaatcaattcaaAACACAGAATTTGAAGTAGTGGTGAAAGAAGAGACACCCTCACAGCACTGGTGTTTATTGCCTACATCTACCATATTGATCGTGGAGTATTGCCAGGCATATAATTCACTTTTAAGAGAGAGTTCAAtcattgtttaaaagaaaatgctgtgaattACATCCAAATTCCCTCCCAGGCTGAAGAAGCAGCACTAAACATCTTGATATAGGCAAATTctctctctaaaaaaaaaaaaaaaaaagacttgaccTGAAAGGACTCTTTCACTTTTGGTGCAGTTTTCCTTTCTGTGCTACTTTGAAGTTGtgttaagaaaatgtgttttagaacTTAAGCTTATGAAGTGGGAACGATTTCGAGAGCATTGTCACAAATTAGGTGGAGCAGCCAGCAGATCACCGAGCCATTTGGACAAGAACAATGGTCGATTAGGTTCATCCCACCCATGCAGAATACAGTCCCAGTGCCAGTGCCTTGATTGAAAATCGGTGTCCTCACACAGTAACACCTTGCCATGGTAGAAGGTGCAGAATCGATGTCATTTGTTTGTTCACAGTAACAGGAAATGTTTACAGTCAATACTCATAATTATATTCAAATCTGTCTGACAGTCAGAAATTAATGTCCCCAAAACAAAAGAGTAACCAGCTGTCTGAATAATTTAAATGCTAGGAAAAGTCTTTGTGCAGACTAACTGTCAAACAAAAAGCCTCGTTGGAGAGTGCATCCGGCTTGGCTGAGCTACAGATGCCTTTTTAATGTGAGGAAATGTGCAAGTGACAAGAGGGGAAAGGATGTGCGTCACTcaagagacagaggagaaagacCGTTCTCACAGATTAGTGAAACTGGCTCCTTTTTAGGAATTTTTCAAAGCAAAGTAAGGGAAAGAAGAGCCGaggatgtttccctccctctttcatCTCATTCAGCTGTGATGCGAAGAGAGAGATGCAGATTCCAGTTACAGTCATGGTGCACCAAGCCATCGAGTCTCTCTAATAATTTCTTCGAATTGTACAATGTAACACGCATGACCTCATTTCAGTGCAGTATCACTTTTACCTCCATTACTTTTCACTGTCATTTAATTTCTCATGGAATGTGTGACCTAGCAGAACCATTGAGAGGTAGAACATTCTTCTAAAGAAGACTTTAAAGGTGAGATTATTATGTTCTgcaatcaacttttttttttaaatctaataattGTATCAGGACATCCCAAGAATAATCTTCAATTCTTATATCACAAACTTTACAAGCAGCCAATAGGAAAGTGCACAAATGTCACTACTGCAGAGATTTGATAAAAACCTGAAACAATTTTCTAACAATCTGATAATGGATACATGCgggggaaaaaatgaatgctCTGGAGATTcgtagtgtattttttttaaatacatgcagATAAGAAAATCTGAGTGAGAAAAAGACGTTTTAGTCAAAATGCAAGTGGATAAAATTCTGCATTGCAAAATTAATTTTCTGGGATCAAACTTGTTTGTAAAAGTGCGATATAAACTTATATTTATACAGTTTACCTGCAGAGACTCAGGCTCTCTATAGGTaaacatgaagagaaaaagCTTTCTCTTTCCCCTTAGCTTGATAAGAGGGGAAATGATCTTTCGTGAGTGATTCAGAATTGATCTTTAATACAGCTCGAGTTGATAGGCCAGGGTGAATGGGAGAGGGCAAAGGAGGGCTGCACTGTAAGCAGGGCACTCCACTTTTCAATCCCCCAACTTCAAAGGCCGGTGGCAGCCAAAGCTCGCTTGTATCGCATGTTATTCCTCCAATAGACTGAGTTTTCccatgtaaaacaaaatccaaataacAGTTGGGCGTCTGCCAAAGAGGCTCGCAGTGTAGATACATTTACCATCTGCAGTCGACGTTTGCCAGTAGTTGGCTGGAGGCTTGTGTTCATTTCCCAGGCTGACGATAAACAGCAGTATTGTTCAAATACTGATGTTCATGTCTCTGATAgatatcaacttttttttccagcacTTCTGGACAGTTTCATCAATATTTGGAGCGAAAACaagtttttactgtgttttttgcAGACAGTATTTGACAGTTTTGCATTCAAATAGTCTGCATTGGCTTATGATGCATACCTGTATGTTCTTTAGGCTTTATTCTCTAGTGCTGTAGAGCATATTGGGTGTAATAAAGAACGGGAATAGCTCCCACAAATCGGGTTTATCTGCGTCTCCCAGCAGGACTTTCACTTAAGGTATTGGAAGGCCTAGTGAGGAGAAATCGAGGAATTTCAACGCTCGGGTTATTCATCAAGGCCAGGAAACACTATTTATTGTTAAAGTGGAAATTCACTGGAGACTGTATAGTGTGAGTGGAGGAATATCTTACAGCAGAGGCACTTTGTTCTTTCAAAGCCCGGACTTTTTTATAAGTCAGTGAAATTGCTTGGTGTCAAAGCTTTTGGGGCATAAGCCACAGAAATGGATGAATCATGGGGGGgaaacaataagaaaacaaaacaaccatgaTAGTGATATGATCAGTGTTAAATTAATTTCGTGTGTCTGCCTGTAGATGTGTGTTCTGTGTATTTACTTAGCGTGCCTGTGTTTCTGCATGCAGACCATCAGGCCAAAGGAGGGGTGGCAGGTGTACAGCTCAGCTCAGGATGCAGATGGGCGTTGTATCTGCACAGTGGTGGCACCTGAACAAAATCTGTGTTCCAGAGATGCCAAAGGCAGACAGCTCCGCCAGCTCCTGGAGAAGGTGTGTGAACACAGCCACACGCATTTCTGTCTATGTGAAACGACACACACAACACTCACTTTTAATAAGCAAACAACAAACTTCTATTCCTATAGACACATCACGTTGATTTCTATCGTTATTCAGGCGTCTTTGTTGCCCTAATCCTCAGAGATATTGCACCAGCCAGGTCCATAACCCTATTTTCCACTTCCACATATATTTCATGGATGGCATCAGCTGAATGGACGGCTTGTGAAGATGAGAACACTCTCTATCTCACCTTAACAGAACTGGAGTacccctctttttttcttttttttttcttttgcaacaaACCATTTAAAGCTATTGCTAAGGTTTGAAGTATTATCAGGCATTGTGCATATGATTTGGAGCATTATTTGTGCCAGAAAGTCAAATACACtcagaatatttttattcatctacCACAATGGATTTAAAAACATGGCAGTAGGGACTTAATGCATTAtctacaaacaaacagcatggCGCTGGAGTCACTTTTCCCAATTAGCAAGTCATGTAATGAGACGTTGCTGTAGCCTACATTTTAGCGTCGCATGTCAAAGGGAGCTCCCTGTCATTCACTGAGCCTTTGACACTAATGTAGTAAGTAGCTTCAGGGCTTTATTAAGGCCATTCCAGGATGCCTCTGCCAGAGCCAGAAAAGTATGCAGAGCACAATATGTGAGCGTTGTGCCACTTTGCTAGTCATGTGCTCCAATAATGTTGTTTGGTCGCAATTAGAGtcaaagaaagaggaaagaaaagagctcATGTTGAGCTTCTGGTTGAGATGGCCTATAAACCTAGTGAGCTTTTGCTAAACGTTAGGGAGTCACTGTGTCAAATATCTACAGTGAAATCTGCCCTGCGCCCATGAAAAATTCCTTCAAGGCTCTATTAAACTTATGCGCGGATGGTTAAAAGACACGCTGGAGGTCAAAATGTTGATTTGTTCCTTGGGAAGTTAGAGTGTTGCAGGCTAACAGCAAACGGCTGAACACAGAAGACATTTCAATCCCGTGCTGGACAGAAAAATCAATGCTGTACTGTTTCATTCTTCTCAAAAGGTGCAGAACATGTCGCAGTCAATCGAGGTGCTGAACCTGCGGACGCAGAGGGACTTTCAGTACATCATGAGAATGGAGAGCCAGATCAAAGGCCTGCGGTCAAAGTTCCGACAGATTGAATTGGACAGGAAGACGCTCATAAACAAAAACtttcaggtgtgtttttgtttgatgttCAAGGCTGAAAGAAACATCACAGCAGTGCCAGGGAAAGAACACTTCTAAAGATACCTGAGAAGAATCTGAGCTGATAATTCCTGATAAGATTTATACAGGCCTACCACTGGTCAGCCAAGGACAAGGTTGTCTTAAAGGGTTTGAAAAGAACTAAGTGTTCATCTATTTTCAGAGAACAGAGCTTTCACAGAATTGTTCCACCAGACTGAGagatgtgattttattttattttttcttctagGAGCTAAAAGGGAAGATGGAGTCCCTGCAGCCACTGATCCCTGTCCTGGAGCAGTACAAGACAGATGCCAAGCTCATCTCCCAGTTCAAAGAGGAGATCAGaaacctgtctggtgtgttgaTGGGCATCCAGGAGGAAATGGGAGCCTATGACTACGAGGAGCTGCAGCTGAGGGTGCTGAACCTGGAAAATCGGCTGCGTAACTGTATGAGCAAACTCAGTAAGTGCATAGCAGGACAATCACAGCCAAGCATGGCAGCCCCAGTGATGGGCACACTTCTTTCAGCTACCACAAGACTGATAATATACTGTGGATACAGAACAAATCTACTACGAGAGGCAGAAAGaatgttaattgttttaatagattgagaaaaacaagctaaaaaccATTATCTAAGCTAAAGGTCCATAAattgatttcacatttttttggaTTTTGCTGGAGGTTCCTTCTTTTCCATTCACAGTTTTTTAACCCATGTAATGAGATCGATTTGGCCTCCAGAGCAGCTTTATCTCTGCTAAAGGTTTGCACAACTAAAGCTCCATTTTGCCAACTGCCAGGTTATGAACATTTATGGGGGTTGTCGAAGTATCATCATGAACAGCTAACATGGGAATGGGATGTGGCTAGAAATCTGTCTGAGCTTGAGATGGCTGCTCAAACAAGGATGCATTGTGCTTGAGCTCTGCTTGATTAAGTAAGATAGCAGTTAAATACTTAACAGTGAACGTGCAAGCTCGCGTACAGGTGATATCCTACTGTCATTTGGCACAATTACAGTGTCTGGAACGATGAAGTAAGGCCAGTGCAAGTACTTCAAATATTAAACTATGTGGTTTTCACACATGAGAATTTCTATAGCTGCTGCACACAAAGCATTCTGAACCCAAACATGTCCACTACCAGATACCAGAGGAATTCTAGTGTTATTATATTCATTCCAGTTttaacatcataacatttgGCTGTGGTTGTATCATGTCGGGCGAAAGCCATTTGTGCGGATTCCGACCAGAGCTGTGTGATGTGTTCACAGCATGCGGCAAGCTAATGAAGATCACTGGGCCGCTGACCGTGAAAACCTCAGGAACCAGATTTGGAGCCTGGATGACGGACCCACAGGCGTCTCCCAAAAACAACAGGGTGAGCCCAGTTAATGTGCTTTTCTTAAAGATGCCTTTGAAGTAACGCTAAGCAGtttaataatttacatacaGCTGCTTCCCTCCTGTTGTTCAGGGGGAAGAGATGTTGCTGAGGTACCACATCGTGCTAACTAAAAccttttgttttgctaaatttAAACTGTATTCAAACCTAGAACTTGTCACTTGCTGgactttttatgtttgttggAAATAACGAAACTAACTGACTTAATGGAGAGAAAGCACTTGTTGTTTTACTTGGCACGGTGTCTTCATCATAGCGATGAAGCCACTGTGGGTAAAAGCCAATATATATAAACACCATATGAGGTCTGAGACTTTGTCAATTATCCAGTGTGCAGCAGACACATTAATCGTCAGCCTGTGAAGGATGCTGCCGccttaaaatgaaatgcaatgcaatttcaaaataaaggtccaAAAAACTCTGGATGGATGACATTCGTACCTGATGAGGAGCCAGCCTCAGGCTTGAAATGTTTGTGATGAATTTTGTGATAAGAGCAGGCTACAGAGGTGCTATtcttttttgaatgtttttagtAGTTTGGATTTTGTAGATAAATGCAGCATTTGGACActtataaaaagtgaaaaataccaCAAAAACAGTTAACAACTTTTGCAGAATTAAACTAAATTTCATGTCATGTGATGTCATGCTGTGCTATGCTATGCTATGCTATGGCATcgtatgttatgttatgttaggTCATGCCAGATTAGGTAATGTCACGTCATGTCACGTCACACTGTGCTATGCTATGCTATGGTAtggtatgttttattattttatgtcatgCCAGATTAGGTTATGTCATGTCACATCTCATCACGTCACGTCACGTCAGGTCAGGTTATGTTACTAGCAGTCTCCTGTatcttctctgtctttgtcttgaCATGTTACCACAACTCATTCAGTGtagttgcacaaagcaaaaatttTACTGTTCTGTGCCACGTCAACATAACATCACAACATGATGTTATGTGCCCACAGAGTTACAAACAGGCACAAGTAAAACAGAAACTTGGCCTACTTatcaaaaaaactgtttcacagtACCACTAGTCTGCaaaaaaagtaggaaaaaaaaaagtacttattATTTActtagtaaataaaaaaaaaattaaaataaaaaataaataaataaataaataacagctcCCTATTTATCTCACTAGGATACACCATTCTGTGTTTATAAAGGCAAAAGGTCTCTTTCTGCTGTAGTTTCCAGCTCTAAATCCCAGTTTGACTTTATCAGTACCAATAAAAGTCCATGAGTGAATATTTAGATTTCAAGAACTGTTTTGCTCACTGtttgtttatgtacagtatcaggattctgcccttttttttcttagcGAATACGCTGTTTTCtacacagtatatatttttgttttacatgctgTTAATCTTGAAAGTGTAAAGATGGGTGACCTGAGCCACCCACCATAATGCTGACAATCACAGGGGTGTGGattgtttgtatttctttatcCCCAGGTCTGGTACATGGACAGCTACACCAACAACAAGATAGTCAAAGAGTATAAATCCATCGCTGATTTTGTGGCCGGAGTTGAGTCAAGAACCTACAACCTTCCATTCAAATGGGCTGGAACCAACCACGTGGTGTACAACGGTTCTCTGTACTACAACAAGATGCAGAGCAACATCATAGTGAGGTACAGTTTCGAGACGGGCCGCGTGGTCACACAGAGAGCTCTAGAGTCAGCGGGCTTCCACAACGTGTACCCCTACACCTGGGGAGGCTTTTCAGACATCGACGTGATGGCTGATGAGCTGGGCCTGTGGGCCGTGTACGCAACCAACCAGAACGCTGGGAACATTGTCATCAGCCAACTGAACCCAGACACGCTCCAGGTCCTCAAAACATGGAACACAGAATACTCAAAGAGGAATGCCGGCGAGTCTTTCATGATCTGTGGGACGCTCTACATTACTAATTCTCACTTAACCGGCGCTAAGGTGTACTACGCCTACTCCACCAAAACCTCCACATACGAGTATACAGACATTCCCTTTCATAACCAGTACTTCCACATGTCTATGTTGGACTACAACGCCAGGGACCGTGCCCTTTACGGCTGGAACAACGGCCACCAGGTCCTGTTCAATGTTACACTTTTCCACATCATTAAAACTGAGGACGACTCTTAAAGGAAAGAGCGCTGGGAAGAAATGGATGGGTTCTCCTGAATGTTCTAATGAATTTGAtgcatttgttaatttatttgaattctctagttaattttgtgcatttctACAAATGTGTTTAAGGGCACCTAGCCACTTCCCTGATTTCAAATCAGGAGTAACTTATATTTAATTAAGATATTCTTCATGTGAAAAACCTACTCTTGCTTTAAATATAACTGAGCACAAACCCACTTGGCAGGTAAGACATTCTCACTAAGAAATGACACTTTTACCgagcaacttttaaaaaaggggggaaGAATGAAATAGAGATAAACTCTGCagctccttttttctctttaaactgAAAGCTTTTCTGAAACAAAGTCTTCATATTTATATCGGTTTTCTCATTCCAGAATTGCATTTATTCATGCCCcttaaattattcatattttgacTGTGCCCActaattcattttgtttccattCTTTTCCTTGCCATTTATTCATCATCATCTGCTAATTTATTCCTGCCTTTCACTGCCTCCACTTAGCTTTTTAAACTGTCTTTTCCTTACAAAACTCTTTCCACTTGACCTTGTACAGGACAATGGGAAATACGGTGACCCATAATGCACCTCTGTAGTTACTGTACttggctttttttgtgtgtgtctatgaaCATTCTCGGTCATCCAGGTCATAGGAAATCTGCAAGACCTAAGTCAAAAATACTGGAGTAAACAGCAAGTCTGGTAAGTACTTTGAGGTATTTAAGCTTTTTGTAAATTCAGCAACAGTTTGTATGCCTTCTTCAGTACAGTATAACAGCTATCATGCATGAATGTTGGCTAACATAACGGcatttttactgtaactgtatagctatttgtgtattttgtatttgcacaacATCCCATTCTCTGCCTCTCTAGCTGTAATAGTAATAGTTTGATTTATATAGACTGCAGTAGATATCtttattacacatttgtttgtgtaaataagAAGTAATACATaaccaaaataaaagtattgttttcattaaagaaggatttattcatttatgttgTCAGTGTGTACGATAATGAGAAAAAGGGGGGCCTTTGAGCACAGCCAGGGGAAGACCCTCCATTTTTGTGGTcgttttaaagctgcttttagtCTCATATTGGGTGTATAAAATTTTGggtatatttttcttttttttttctttgttggtaATTTGTTAGTaatagttagttagttagttagttagttagttagttagttagttagttagttagttagttagttagttagttagttagttagttagttagttagttagttagttagttagttagttagagGGTTAGTTAGTTTGCACGCATTTTGGGACTTCTTGAGTATCTTGTTTTGCAATTGTATGTCAGTTTGTGGTACTTTTATggctgttgttgtcattttgcatctattttttgactttgtgggtgtttttggtcattatatccattttgaatgttttagtttatttattaagtACTTAGGATCAACGGTTTAATCTTGTGTGACtcctttaacattttctgattgttgtgcatctttttgtttttttgttttttgtctttttctgtcattttgtttctatcttgtttctgtttttggtcatttattgTCTGTTTGTGGTAATTCTTGTGTCTGTATTTATCGTTTTGTTTCtatatttggacattttgtgtctttgtttaaagtttaaagtttgtttgtttaaagttttgtgGCTGTTTTCAGGTATTTTATGCATTTGGGGAGTTATTTAGCATATTCTTTTGCTTGTTGTGCATCTCTTTTTGCCACTTTAAGTCTTTTAActgagttttttaaaatgagaaatatgaaCAGCTAAATCATATGCTGTGACTTAAAGACCCCCTGACCTTTTGGGCCCCGCGGGCCATTGACCAGTAGGTGCCTTCACTAATCCATCCATCATTTTGATGCTCTTCAAGGCAcctctgaaatgttttaaaagcaacGCAACATTTCACCGTAATTTAATCTGACAACTGTTTTTCCTGACATAAGCTGTTCTGGTAAAAGAGTGTTGATTGTTCTACAAATGGACAAAGTGGCACATGTTTTCCTGCACTACCTTTTACATCACTTTTACACAACTCTTTGTTAAAGCTTTACATTAAAGGGCGACCTCACCAATTTTCAGCTTGCTttctatagctttagtttaCAATGCAAATggacattaatgcttttaaacttgcCTCTGACTTTGctatattaaaattattctctgcttctagctgaaaaactcctccaaatcACCAAGAGGTGTTTTTCATtgttaggagttcagatgatataatctggaggagctctgaaaaagcaaGTTGATCaagattacaaacttcatagtatTAGcaaaatctgaactgaaggtttttccaagtgatgtcatctggaggttttTTTCAGATAGTATagagatatttttacatttgaaagtcAGAGGgacatttaatggcatttattttcatgtacaCCTCTTACATGTACCACACTAAacccaaaagaagc
Encoded here:
- the LOC137098836 gene encoding noelin-3-like, producing MWSLSVVLNPLLFLLLFGYCPSVTIRPKEGWQVYSSAQDADGRCICTVVAPEQNLCSRDAKGRQLRQLLEKVQNMSQSIEVLNLRTQRDFQYIMRMESQIKGLRSKFRQIELDRKTLINKNFQELKGKMESLQPLIPVLEQYKTDAKLISQFKEEIRNLSGVLMGIQEEMGAYDYEELQLRVLNLENRLRNCMSKLTCGKLMKITGPLTVKTSGTRFGAWMTDPQASPKNNRVWYMDSYTNNKIVKEYKSIADFVAGVESRTYNLPFKWAGTNHVVYNGSLYYNKMQSNIIVRYSFETGRVVTQRALESAGFHNVYPYTWGGFSDIDVMADELGLWAVYATNQNAGNIVISQLNPDTLQVLKTWNTEYSKRNAGESFMICGTLYITNSHLTGAKVYYAYSTKTSTYEYTDIPFHNQYFHMSMLDYNARDRALYGWNNGHQVLFNVTLFHIIKTEDDS